Proteins from one Mycteria americana isolate JAX WOST 10 ecotype Jacksonville Zoo and Gardens chromosome 1, USCA_MyAme_1.0, whole genome shotgun sequence genomic window:
- the MTIF3 gene encoding translation initiation factor IF-3, mitochondrial, protein MTTFCMIKLLCQATRNENSYAKRFFGTLLTQTPQMRVFSPFWMVVSDPRKSTVFGLTQPFCTAEKSHTDPKRKAFGSVGRRIPYRILHVINQDGESLGNMHRAEALKLMDQHDLKLVLLRDNAEPPVYRLMTGQQIHEEQLKRAEKKKASPKPGMVQKELSFSSAIAKNDLETKTKQIAQWIEKKYHVKLTIRQAKDSNTDMFMLFDQILETVSEKATYLSKPKVTREGVSTCILRHMSDKELKAYQKMEKQKNSTVKNDENEDLKSNELHQ, encoded by the exons ATGACTACCTTTTGCATGATAAAACTTTTATGTCAAGCAACCAGAAATGAGAATAGCTATGCAAAAAGATTCTTTGGTACTCTTCTGACACAAACACCACAAATGAGGGTCTTTTCTCCATTCTGGATGGTGGTATCTGACCCTAGAAAGTCAACTGTGTTTGGACTTACTCAACCGTTTTGTACAGCTGAAAAATCTCACACAGACccaaaaaggaaagcatttggaAGCGTTGGGCGAAGAATTCCCTATCGGATTTTGCATGTAATCAACCAGGATGGAGAGAGCTTGGGAAATATGCACCGAGCAGAGGCACTCAAACTTATGGATCAACATGACCTGAAACTAGTTCTCCTTCGTGATAACGCAGAACCTCCTGTATACAGACTAATGACTGGGCAGCAGATTCATGAAGAACAGCTTAAAcgtgcagagaagaaaaaagcgaGTCCAAAACCAG GGATGGTTCAGAAGGAGTTatccttttcttcagctattGCCAAGAACGACTTGGAGACCAAGACTAAACAGATAGCACAGTGGATTGAAAAGAAATACCATGTTAAACTTACCATCCGGCAAGCAAAAGATAGCAATACAGACATG TTCATGCTTTTTGATCAGATTTTGGAGACTGTCTCCGAGAAAGCCACTTATCTTTCCAAGCCAAAAGTTACTAGAGAAGGAGTGAGTACCTGTATTTTGAGACATATGTCTGACAAAGAGTTGAAAGCATACcagaagatggaaaaacagaaaaacagtacaGTAAAGAACGATGAAAATGAAGATCTGAAGTCAAATGAGTTGCATCAGTGA
- the GTF3A gene encoding transcription factor IIIA isoform X2 has protein sequence MAGERAAGSAQEGGGGARASSPAGGRGGGSALPARPFICSFPDCDATFNKAWRLDAHLCRHTGERPYVCDYEGCGKGFTRDFHRARHLLTHTGEKPCTADGCNQKFGTKSNLKKHIERKHENQQKQYVCDFEGCNKSFRKHQQLKVHQCHHTNEPPFKCNNEGCGKYFSTPSRLKRHEKIHEGYACKKENCSYTGKTWTELLKHYKESHTEPIVCNECYKTFKRKDYLKQHQKTHAVEREVCRCPREGCGRTYTTVFNLQSHILSFHEEKKPFSCDYPGCGRVFAMKQSLARHAVVHDPEKRKLNLKAKRSRPKRSLASRLSGYIPPKTQPGKDVVVTESKTMDKPMENEIPTVEILTLQ, from the exons ATggccggggagcgggcggcggggagcgcgcaggagggcggggggggcgcgcGCGCCTCCtcgcccgccggcggccgcggcggcgggagcgcgctccccgcccggccgtTCATCTGCTCCTTCCCCGACTGCGACGCCACCTTCAACAAGGCCTGGAGGCTGGACGCCCACCTCTGCCGGCACACGGGCGAG AGGCCGTATGTTTGCGATTACGAAGGCTGCGGTAAAGGCTTCACGAGAGATTTCCACCGCGCTCGACACCTTCTTACGCACACTGGGGAAAAGCC GTGCACAGCTGATGGATGCAATCAGAAATTTGGAACAAAATCAAACTTAAAGAAGCACATTGAGCGCAAGcatgaaaatcagcaaaagcaaTATGTG TGCGACTTTGAAGGCTGTAACAAGTCTTTCAGGAAACATCAACAACTTAAAGTTCATCAATGTCACCACACCAATGAACCTCCCTTCAA ATGTAATAATGAAGGATGTGGAAAGTACTTTTCTACTCCAAGTCGACTAAAGCGGCATGAGAAGATACATGAAG GCTATGCATGCAAGAAGGAAAACTGCTCGTATACTGGAAAAACTTGGACAGAGCTTCTGAAACATTATAAAGAAAGTCATACAG AGCCAATAGTTTGCAATGAGTGTTACAAAACTTTTAAACGGAAAGATTACCTCAAGCAGCATCAAAAAACACATGCTGTGGAGAGGGAAGTCTGCCGATGCCCAAGAGAAGGATGTGGGAGAACTTACACAACTGTATTTAACCTTCAAAGCCATATCCTCTCTTTTCATGAAGAGAAAAAACCATTCTCTTGTGATTATCCAGGCTGTGGAAGAGTGTTTGCAATGAAG CAGAGCCTGGCAAGGCACGCAGTTGTACATGATcctgaaaagagaaagctgaacTTGAAA GCAAAGCGTTCTCGTCCTAAGAGGAGCTTAGCCTCTCGTCTGAGCGGCTACATTCCTCCTAAAACGCAGCCAGGAAAAGATGTGGTTGTGACAGAAAGCAAGACAATGGATAAGccaatggaaaatgaaatacCAACTGTTGAAATTCTGACTCTGCAGTAA
- the GTF3A gene encoding transcription factor IIIA isoform X1: MAGERAAGSAQEGGGGARASSPAGGRGGGSALPARPFICSFPDCDATFNKAWRLDAHLCRHTGERPYVCDYEGCGKGFTRDFHRARHLLTHTGEKPFECTADGCNQKFGTKSNLKKHIERKHENQQKQYVCDFEGCNKSFRKHQQLKVHQCHHTNEPPFKCNNEGCGKYFSTPSRLKRHEKIHEGYACKKENCSYTGKTWTELLKHYKESHTEPIVCNECYKTFKRKDYLKQHQKTHAVEREVCRCPREGCGRTYTTVFNLQSHILSFHEEKKPFSCDYPGCGRVFAMKQSLARHAVVHDPEKRKLNLKAKRSRPKRSLASRLSGYIPPKTQPGKDVVVTESKTMDKPMENEIPTVEILTLQ, translated from the exons ATggccggggagcgggcggcggggagcgcgcaggagggcggggggggcgcgcGCGCCTCCtcgcccgccggcggccgcggcggcgggagcgcgctccccgcccggccgtTCATCTGCTCCTTCCCCGACTGCGACGCCACCTTCAACAAGGCCTGGAGGCTGGACGCCCACCTCTGCCGGCACACGGGCGAG AGGCCGTATGTTTGCGATTACGAAGGCTGCGGTAAAGGCTTCACGAGAGATTTCCACCGCGCTCGACACCTTCTTACGCACACTGGGGAAAAGCCGTTCGA GTGCACAGCTGATGGATGCAATCAGAAATTTGGAACAAAATCAAACTTAAAGAAGCACATTGAGCGCAAGcatgaaaatcagcaaaagcaaTATGTG TGCGACTTTGAAGGCTGTAACAAGTCTTTCAGGAAACATCAACAACTTAAAGTTCATCAATGTCACCACACCAATGAACCTCCCTTCAA ATGTAATAATGAAGGATGTGGAAAGTACTTTTCTACTCCAAGTCGACTAAAGCGGCATGAGAAGATACATGAAG GCTATGCATGCAAGAAGGAAAACTGCTCGTATACTGGAAAAACTTGGACAGAGCTTCTGAAACATTATAAAGAAAGTCATACAG AGCCAATAGTTTGCAATGAGTGTTACAAAACTTTTAAACGGAAAGATTACCTCAAGCAGCATCAAAAAACACATGCTGTGGAGAGGGAAGTCTGCCGATGCCCAAGAGAAGGATGTGGGAGAACTTACACAACTGTATTTAACCTTCAAAGCCATATCCTCTCTTTTCATGAAGAGAAAAAACCATTCTCTTGTGATTATCCAGGCTGTGGAAGAGTGTTTGCAATGAAG CAGAGCCTGGCAAGGCACGCAGTTGTACATGATcctgaaaagagaaagctgaacTTGAAA GCAAAGCGTTCTCGTCCTAAGAGGAGCTTAGCCTCTCGTCTGAGCGGCTACATTCCTCCTAAAACGCAGCCAGGAAAAGATGTGGTTGTGACAGAAAGCAAGACAATGGATAAGccaatggaaaatgaaatacCAACTGTTGAAATTCTGACTCTGCAGTAA